The Cytobacillus sp. NJ13 sequence TATAATTTGGAGGGAGAAATGAAGATAGAGGTGACAATCCTTGGCCATACATGTCGTACTATATCAGCCGGATATTCCGGCAAATACTGGAAATATTGCCCTTACTTGCGCTGCAACGGATACATCCTTGCATTTAATCCGGCCACTGGGCTTTTCAACAGATCCAGAAATGATAAAACGGGCAGGCTTTGATTTCTGGGAATCCGTGAACATAAAGTATTATGATTCAATGGATGACTTTTTTTCACAAAACCATGGCGAGTTTTACTATATTGAAACCTTTGGTGAACAGGCACATTCATCCTTTGATTTCAGCGATGCATCTAAGGAACATTATTTTATGTTTGGAAAAGAAACAACGGGCTTGCCAAAAGACTTACTGGAAGACAATAAAGATCACTTTTTAAGAATACCCATGAATGATAATGTCCGTTCACTCAACCTTTCGAGCACAGCTGCAATATTAGTGTATGAGGCTCTGCGGCAGCAGGGATTTCCCCAACTGAAATAAAACATCTTCCTCGCTGGGAGATGTTTTATATTTGCACTCTTATAAAAGACAAATCCCAATTCTTAAATTATGCATCTGTTTTAGACTGAATGCTGATTTTCTTTCTTGTTCCTGGCAATAAAAACAGCTAATAAATTACACCCAGCCACAATTAAACCTCCCTTTTAATAACTAATGTATGAGATTGATATTAATTCGTTTAATGTAGCATAAATCAATATCCCCTGCATCTATACTAACAATATTCCAAACACTAAAAAACAGAGGGACATCTGGGTTCCTCTGTTTTTTCCAATAAACTTATAATCCCTTTTTTAACTTCTCCTCCATCAGCTGGGCCATTTGCTTAGAATTAAGATCATTCTCTTCATAGAGTTTATGAAATATGTTTTGATAGTCTCTTTCATTACGGTTCTGGCTTAGTTTATTGGCAGCTTGGATTTCCTGTACTTTAATCTTGAATCCAACAATTCCTTTTAGCTGCTGTTCTAAAAGCTCCGGAGAAAGCTTATCCCATAAGACAGGATCCTTGCGATGCTTTTCATATTTTTGAAGCAGCATGGCCAGGCCCCTCTTTAATTCCTCTTCGCTCAGAATACTCGCTTGACCATATACATGGACAGCCTGATAGTTCCATGTCGGGACATTTTCTTCCTCATACCAGGAGGAGGAGATGTAAGCATGTGGCCCCTGGAACATAGCCAGTACATCTTCAGAGGCAGTAAATGTTCTCCATTGCGGGTTCCCATATGCCATATGGCCTGTTAAATAATAAATATCTCCTTCTTTCATTAACTGCAATGGCAGATGCGTAGCAATGGGTCTTCCTTGTTTTGCTGTGACCATCGTGCCAAACGAGTTGCTTTGAACAAACTCCCAAATTTCATCCGCATTTGTGACTTTATAGTATTTTGGAATATACATAACCATCCGCCCTTCGAAAAGATTATTTGAGAATCTTGGCCATTATAAAATCCGTTTGTTCTTCATCACCCATATAAAAGGAGTGGGCTCCCGTTTGGACAAACCCCATTTTCTTATAAAAGGCAATTGCCTTTTCATTTTTTTCCCATACACCCAGCCAGATTTTCTTTTTATTATGTTCCATCGCAGCTTCCAGGGCTTTATTGAACAGATATTTACCAAGCCCCTGTTTCTGAAATGGGCTTCTGATATAAATCCTCTCGATTTCGAGTGCTTCATCGCCCATTTCTTCAGTCTGAGCCTCATCGATATTGACCTTTAAATACCCAGCAGTCTCGCCATTAAATTCAACAAAGCAGAACTGTGAGGAAGATTGAGATAGTTCAGTTTCTAATTGCTTTAGGTTAAATGCCTTTTCCAAATAGGCTTCCATATTTTCGGGCGAATTCTGTTCTTTAAACGTCTCATTAAAGGTTTCATAACTAATTTCCTGAAGTCTGCTTAAATCTTCAAGCGTACATTTTTTCATATTAATAGTCATTATGCCACTCCTTTAATAATTTCTCTTGTTTCCCTTTTTCACATATTCCCAGTCTTTCTCCACATTTTTTCTAACTCTTTGAAGCAGCTTGAAAATGGTTTCTGCCTCTTTCTCGGAAAATCCCTCTAAGCAAATCGCATTGGAATATTCATGTTCTCTTTTTATAAAAGGAAAAGCTTTTTTCCCTTTCTGTGTTGGGAAGAGCTTCCTGATTTTCTTGTTCTGTTCATCATCTTTCTTTTCTATAAAGCCATTCATTTCAAGCTTTTTAATCGCACGGGCTGCCGTTGTCCGATCTACTTTTATCATCTCAGCTAACTTTTCCTGAATAATTCCAGGATTTTCACATATTCGCACAAGGTACAGATACTGCCCTTTTGTAAGGTCAAGCTCTTTAAATTCAATATTGCTTATGGAATCCAGAGCCCTCGCGATCATGCCAATTTCACGGAGAATTTCCAGCGTACTCAGCTCCTTAATATATTTTTTGTTGTAAATGCAATAATAATGCCATATATTTAATCTAACCTATTTTTGTTGCATTTGCAATAAAATATTCCAATGGTTCAATTGTCTTTGGAAATTTATTAACCGAAAGAGCAAACTTTCACCACAATAAACAACCTAACCACCCAAAAGCATATGCTAAAATAGATAAAGATGGGAGGTGTTTATTTGCCGGATTGGTCGTATCATCCTATTTTTAAGCCCATACTTCAAAAGCTGCCGCCTTCCTTCAGCAGGGAGTTTATCCATCGCGGAATGAGCATGATTCATCCAGCCGTATAGGGGAAGGATTAATCGAATTTCTTGGTCATTTGGAACCCTCCAGCAAGCTTGCGAAAAATGTATTTGGCGTTCATTTTTCCACTCCAGTCGGACTAAGCGGCAGGATTGATCCTCAATTATCGGGGATGAAGGCTTTTCAGAATCTGGGGTTTGGTTTTATCGAAATTGGGCCCGTTTCCATTCGAGGGTCATCAGAAGAACTATATGCAGACCCGAAACAAGAGAAGATACATAGATTAACTGACTCTTCCGTAGAGTTAACGGCTGCTAAGACACAGTTGCTTTCACTAAAGAAAAAGAAGATTCCGCTTCTTATAAACGTTGAAGGTACTTATCAAGAGGCAATCCAAATTTGTGAAGAATTGCTTCCTTTTAGCGACGGATTTATTTTGGGCAGCCATACTTTTCAATCAGCGAGTCAATTTAATAAATTTAAATACGAATTAAATAAACCTATCATCCTTTCTATTTCACAGGATGATACTCTCAGCCTGGACTATAGCCCGGACGGAATTCTTCTTACTGGCAATGATTCACTGGAAGAACTCATTCATAAGCTTGCAGCTCTCAGGAAGCTGTACAGCGAAGATTTGCCCATCATCACTACAGGCTGTGTTAAAGAGCCTTCAGATGCTATTAAACTGCTTGAAAACAGAGCTTCTTTAATCATGTTAGGTGATGAGTACATTTTCACTGGACCCGGATTGCCGAAGAGGATTTATGAGGCCTATACCAGCACATTCAACATGGAGCCTGTCGAAGCGGAGGGATGGCGCTGGTACTGGCTTTTTGGCTTAGCTATTGCCATTGCAGGGTTCATTGCCCTGTTCTTCAGCATGACTTCGGTGATCCTTCCCTATGATGAAAGATTTCTGGGGATCTTTAGGAAAGATATTATTTATTTTAACCCTGCCATTTTATACTTTATGGCTCATGACAGAATGACGCTTTCAGGAACGATGATTTCTGGGGGAATCATCTATATGCAGCTTGCCAGGCATGGAATAAGAAATGGTCTCCACTGGGCAAGAAAAGCAGTAAATATAGCAGGAACTATCGGCTTCCTGGGAATTGTCCTGTTTATTGGCTACGGTTATTTCGATTGGCTCCATGGGCTGTTTTGGCTTATTTTACTGCCCTTGTTTATTTTGGGTTATGCAAAAACAAGAGCGGCAAATGCATCCCCCGCCAGTTCAAACCTTTCCAACAGTCCGCAGTGGAAACTGAGCTTATTCGGCCAGCTTTGCTTTGTGATACTTGGGTTTTCATTAGCTATTGGCGGAATGGTCATTTCCGTCATTGGAGCTTCACATGTATTTGTACCGACGGACCTTGCTTATCTTTGTCTGACTCCGGAGGCTCTGAACGAGTTTAACGATCGGTTGATTCCTGTGATCGCACATGACCGTGCGGGATTTGGAAGTGCGCTTTTAAGTGTGGGCTTGCTCGTCTTGATGCTGGCTTTATGGGGAATCCGCGAGGGGGAAAGATGGGTGTGGTGGTCCTTCACCATTGGGGCCATTCCGGCATTCGCCGCCGGGATCTTAACTCATTTTTTTATTAACTATACGGATTTTATCCACCTGCTTCCTGCTTACTTCGCATTGCTTTTGTATGTGATTGGAGTCATCGCAACCGCCCCTTTTTTATTAAAAAAATAGTGGCTGCAAATAAAAACCGGGCGGTGCCAGAGCTGGACACTACCCGGTTTTCAGTATATTTATCACTCTTTAACAGCCGATTCTTCACCTGTCTGATTTTCATTATGGGGTTTCACTCTCTTAATAAAGA is a genomic window containing:
- a CDS encoding tRNA (cytidine(34)-2'-O)-methyltransferase, which produces MAIHVVLYQPDIPANTGNIALTCAATDTSLHLIRPLGFSTDPEMIKRAGFDFWESVNIKYYDSMDDFFSQNHGEFYYIETFGEQAHSSFDFSDASKEHYFMFGKETTGLPKDLLEDNKDHFLRIPMNDNVRSLNLSSTAAILVYEALRQQGFPQLK
- a CDS encoding FMN-binding negative transcriptional regulator, with translation MYIPKYYKVTNADEIWEFVQSNSFGTMVTAKQGRPIATHLPLQLMKEGDIYYLTGHMAYGNPQWRTFTASEDVLAMFQGPHAYISSSWYEEENVPTWNYQAVHVYGQASILSEEELKRGLAMLLQKYEKHRKDPVLWDKLSPELLEQQLKGIVGFKIKVQEIQAANKLSQNRNERDYQNIFHKLYEENDLNSKQMAQLMEEKLKKGL
- a CDS encoding GNAT family N-acetyltransferase, which gives rise to MTINMKKCTLEDLSRLQEISYETFNETFKEQNSPENMEAYLEKAFNLKQLETELSQSSSQFCFVEFNGETAGYLKVNIDEAQTEEMGDEALEIERIYIRSPFQKQGLGKYLFNKALEAAMEHNKKKIWLGVWEKNEKAIAFYKKMGFVQTGAHSFYMGDEEQTDFIMAKILK
- a CDS encoding MarR family transcriptional regulator, with the translated sequence MIARALDSISNIEFKELDLTKGQYLYLVRICENPGIIQEKLAEMIKVDRTTAARAIKKLEMNGFIEKKDDEQNKKIRKLFPTQKGKKAFPFIKREHEYSNAICLEGFSEKEAETIFKLLQRVRKNVEKDWEYVKKGNKRNY